The DNA region GCCCTGGAAGATGAGGTACTCGGCGGCGAACCCGGCCATCAGCGGCAGGCCCATGTAGCCGAACGCGGCCGCGACGAGGATGCCGACGGTCCAGGGCATCCGGTCGGCGATCCCGGAGATGTCGCCGACCATCCGGGTGTGGGTCTCGTTGTAGATGACGCCGACCGTCATGAACATCAGCCCCGAGATGAGGCCGTGGGCGACCATCTGGAAGGTCGCGCCGCCGAAGCCGAGCGGCGTGAACGCGACCAGTCCCAGGATGACGTAGCCCATCGACGAGATCGACGAGTAGGCGACGATGCGTTTGAGGTCCTGCTGTGCCAGCGCGAGCATCGCGCCGTAGATGATGCTGAGGACGCCGAACGCGACGATGATGCCGGCGTTGGCCCGCGCCACGTCCTGCAGCATCGTGAAGTTGAACCGCAGCAGGGCGTAGGTCCCCATCTTCAGGAGGACGCCCGCCAGCATCACGGAGACGGGCGTCGGCGCCTCGACGTGGGCGTCGGGCAGCCACGTGTGGACCGGGAAGACGGGCACCTTCACCGCGAACCCGGCGAACATCAGCGTGAACGCGACCACCCGGAGCGTCTCGGGCGCGATGCCCGCGACGCTCCCCAGGTTGCCGTCGGCGGCCAGCGCCTGCGCGATGGCGGGCAGGTCGAACGTCGATATCGAGTCGCCCAGGCCGAACACGAGGGCCATGAAGCCGACGAACATGACCAGCGTCGCCACGTTCGTGTAGACGAAGAACTTGATGGCGGCGTACTTCCGGCGCGGGCCCCCCCAGACGCCGATGAGGAAGTACATCGGGACGAGCACGGCCTCCCAGAAGACCAGCCACAGCAGGAAGTCCAGCGCGGTGAACACGCCGATGAGGCTGGCCTCCATCAGCAGCATCAGGCCGTAGAACTGCGACTGCCGTTCGTCGATGGGCGTCCACGAGCTGACCAGCGCCAGCGTCGTCAGCACGGTCGCCAGCACGAGCAGCGGCAGGCTGACGCCGTCGAGGCCGACGTGCCAGGCCAGGTCGTAGCGGCCGAGGCTGACCCAGCCGAGCGTCGACTCGAAGGCGATATCGCCGTCGGCCAGCAGCGCGTTGCCGACGCCGTCGAAGGCGGTGTACATCCACAGCGAGATGCCGACGGGGACGAGGCTCACCGCGGCGGCGAGCTTGCCCGCCCACTCGTCGGGCGCGAGGAAGACCAGCAGCGCGCCGACGAGCGTGACGCCCAGCAGGGCCTCGACCGGCCCGGCGATAGGCATCAGGCACCACCTCCCAGCACGACGAAGACGACCAGCAACAGCGCGAGCGACAGCGTCATCAGCGCCGCGTAGTTCGAGACGACGCCCGACTGGATGCGGCGGAACCGCGAGCCGGTGAACAGGCTCACGCTACTGACGCCGTTGACGACGCCGTCGACGACGCCCTGGTCGAACTTGTCCGCGGCCCGCGCGATCGGGACCGTCACGCCCTGTGCCAGCCACACCTGGTACTCGTCCTGGTAGTAGTTGTGCATGAGCAGCGTCTTCGCACCTCCCAGCTTGTCCGTGTGCTCGACCGGCTCGTCGACGCCGTAGAGGCTCCGCGCGACGAGGACGCCCGCGATCGCCAGCCCCAGCGACACCGCCGCCGAGGCCAGCAGCGTCGGCACCTCGCCGCCGAGCGGGTAGCTCGCGGTGACGTGAGCGGCGTCGTGCAGCAGCGTCTCGTAGGTGGCCAGGTCCGTCGACAGCGCCGCGGGCCAGCCGCCCTCGTCGGCGCCGTGGACCCACTTGTGCAGGAAGTCGATCTCCTGGCCGGTCAGGACCGCGACCGGCTTCATGTTGATGAGCCCGACCGTCGCGGCGCCGATACCGAGCACGGCCAGCGGCGCCTTCACGTTCCAGCGCACCGGTTCGGGGTCGCGAGCCGTGTCGGTGCGGGCGTCGCCGTGGAAGGTCAGGTAGACCATCCGGAACGTGTAGAAGCCCGTGAAGAACACGGCCAGCAGCCCCATCGCGTACGCGAGGAGATAGAGGACGCCGAGCGTGCTCGCCTCGCCGCCGAGCGTCCCGAACCCGTGGATGAGCGCCTCGTAGAGCACCTCGTCCTTCGACCAGAAGCCCGCGAACGGGACGATGCCCGCGAGCGCGAGCGAGCCCGAGAGGAACGTCCAGTAGGTGACGGGCATCTTGTCCTTCAGCCCGCCCATGTCCCACATGTTCTCGTTGTGGTGCATCGCGATGATGACCGACCCGGCGCCGAGGAACAGCAGCGCCTTGAACACGGCGTGGGTGGTCAGGTGGAAGACGGCGGCGACGTAGCCGCCCGACCCCAGCGCGAGCATCATGTAGCCGTACTGGCTGATGGTCGAGTAGGCGAGCACCTGCTTGAGCTCCTGCTTGACGACGCCCATCGTCGCCGCGAACAGCGCGGTGAAGCCGCCGACCAGCGCGATGACGCCCAGCGCCGTCGGCGAGAGCAGGTAGAAGCCGTACATCCGGGCGACGAGGTAGACGCCGGCCGCGACCATCGTCGCCGCGTGGATGAGCGCCGAGACCGGCGTCGGGCCCTCCATCGCGTCGGGCAGCCAGGTGTGCAGCGGGAACTGCGCGGACTTGCCGATGACGCCGCCGAGCACGAGCAGCCCGAGGACGGTGAACCACGTCTGGGCCCCGTAGCCGGCGGTGTAGATCCCCTCGGCGCCGTCGGTCAGCGCCTGTTCGGCGAGCCGGGGGAAGCTCTCGGCGGCCACCGAACCGCCCTCGGTGATCGGCGCGAACAGGCCCGTGCCGAACGTGGCGAAGATGCCGACCACGCCGATGAGGAAGAAGTAGTCACCGAAGCGGGTGACCAGGAACGCCTTCTTCGCGGCCGACGGCGGGCCGTCCTCGCGGAACCAGAAGCCGATCAGCAGGTACGAGCAGAGGCCGACCAGCTCGAAGAACATGAACGCCATCAGGATGTTGTTCGAGAAGACGAAGGCGAGCATGCTCGCCGTGAACAGGCCGAGTCCGGCGTAGTACCGCGGGAGACCGGTCTCGCCCTCGTCGTTCATGTAGCCCAGCGAGAAGACGTGGACGAGCAGGGCGATCAGCGAGACGATGACGAGCATCAGCGCCGTCAGCGGGTCGACCAGGATGCCGAACCGCAGCGTGAGCGCGCCGTCGCCCAGACCCGCAACCCACGTGTAGAGGTTCTCGTTGTAGTAGGTCGCCGTGCCGGTGATCCCGGCGACGGTCAGCGCGGTCCAGACCGACAGGGCCAGCGACCCGGCGGTCGCGATGATGCCGGCCTCGGCGCCGCGCTTCGGCATGTACTGCCCGGCGAACAGGGAGACGACGAACGCCAGGAACGGGAGCGCTGCGATCGCGGGAACGAAGTCGAATGCACCTGCCATCTTACCACCTCATCGTAGCCGCTTTCGTCACGTCCACGTCCTCGAAGTTGCGGTACAGTACGAGGATGATGCCGATGCCGACCGCCACCTCGGCGGCCGCCAGCGCCATCACGAACAGCGAGAACACCTGCCCCGTGAGGTTCCCGTGGTGAAACGAGAAGGCGACGAGGTTGATGTTCGCCGCGTTGAGCATCAGCTCGACGGACATCAGGAAGATCAGGGCGTTGCGCCGCGTCAGCACGCCGTAGACCCCGATGCAGAACACCGCCGCCGACAGCAGCAGGTAGTACTGGCTCGCGATGGCCATCAGTCCTCACCCCCCTCGGAGCCGCTCGCGCCGCCGGCATCGTGGTCGTCGGCCGTCCGGCCGGGGATCCGGCGTCCCCCGTCCGTGAGCGCGGTGACGACGCTCTCGTCGTCCTCGCGGCGGGCGAGCATCACGGCCCCGTCCAGCGCCGCGTCGAGGACCAGCGCGATGAGGATGAACGCGACCAGGAAGCTCTCCGCGGGGATCGCGGCCTGGTCGACCATGTTGAACATCGCGTAGCCGATGCTCGCGACGACGCTGCCGTCGGCGAAGCCGGTCGGGTTCGTGAGTTCGCTCGTCAGGAACACGTAGGCCATGACGGCGAACAGCGCCAGCGCGGCCAGGCCGTTGACGTAGTTCACGTCGGTCGCCAGCCGCGGCCGGGAGGTCATGTTGCCACCTCGTCGGGCTGGGTGTCTCTCTCGGTGAGCATGATGGCGAACGTGATGAGGATGAGCACCCCACCGACGTACACCAGTATCTGCATCGCGGCGATGAACTCGGCGCGGAGCATGACGTAGTACACTGCCACCGACAGCAGCGAGACGCCGAGCATCAGCGCCGAGTGCCAGACGTCGCGCACTAACACGACGCCCAGGCTGCTCCCCAGTGTGACTGTGGCGAACAGCGCAAACGCGATTGACTCGAGCAATGCCATCGTTGTCCCGAATCTCCTACCGCACGCCCTTTGAAGATTTCTGTATCGTCCCGCGCGTGGCCGCTCACGCGCCCGAAACCGTTACAGATTCGACGCGTGCCCGTCGACCACCCCGCGTCGACCCCCCGGTCGGCACCTGACGTGTTCGGCTCGCGGCGCTCTCGGGGTCACGCGGCCGCCCGATGCGCGTCTCGCGCACCGCGGTCGGACACCGCGCCGCTCGCGCGCGCCCGACGGCCGTCCGACGCGAGACCGTCCCGGCCGCCCCCGACCTGAGGTCGGCTCCCGGTCGGGGGCGGCGGACGGTCCGCGACCGCCGGGCGTCCGCCTACTCGACCCGGTCGTCGTCGTACCGGGAGACGTACCGGACCGCCAGCAGGAGCACGCCCAGGCCGACGCCGACGGTCACGACGCCGAACGTCGCCATCCCGAGCGGCGTCGCCGGGAGGTCGACGACGAAAAACAGGGTCGGATTCATGCCGTCGGGGTTGACGTACCCCAGCAGGGCACCCATCGTGCCCGCGACGCCCAGCACGGCCAGGTACACCGCGAGGACGACGCGCGAGCCCGCGACCCGCCCGCCGAGCGCCAGTCGGTCGGTGTTGGCTGTCACGGCCGACCGTTGGGACCGCGGGTGGTTAGCCTTTTCACATCGCGGCCGCAAGGTCGGGTATGAGCGACTTCGACGACGACTCCCGGTTCTCGGAGAAGGAACTCCTGCTGTTCGTCCTCACCGCCATCGCGGTGCTGATGGGCGTCTCCACGTTCGTCCTCGTCCTGAGCGGCTGAGCCGGCTCGCTCCGCTCCCGGCGTCACGGCCCCGCGTGACTCGCGCGACTGCGACACGGGCAGCGACCGCTCCCGGTCGGTCCCGCCGGTCCCGGCAGGCGACACGAAACATCGGCGAAAACGTTCGAGACCGCGGAAAACGGATCGGAGCCGCGAGCGTCAGTCGTCCGCGTCGGCAGCGGCGTCGTCGTCGACGACCTCGCCACCGTCGGTGACGGCCTCCTCCTCGCCGCCGTCGGCCAGCGCGGTCGTGATACGGCGCTCGTGCCACTGGAACTCGCGGCCGTGCTGGTCGGTCTCCTTGAGGTCCCACGGGTCGGGGTCCTCCAGCTGGGGGCCTTCCAGCCAGGACTGGACGAGGTTCCAGACGAAGATGATCTGGCCGAGCAGCAGGATGATGGCGCCGACGGAGGCGGCCTGATGGGCCAGCGTCACCATGTCCAGCGGGGCGATGGCGTTGTTGAAGTCGTAGGTCGCGTACCGCCGGGGCATGCCGAGGTAGCCGAGGAACAGCATCGCGAAGAACGTGATGTTGGTCCCGACCATCGACAGCCAGAAGTGGGCCTTGCCGAGGGTGCGCTGGTACATCCGGCCGGTGAAGATGGGGAACCAGTAGTAGATGCCCGCGAACCCGGCGAAGGCGATGGCGCCCATCACGATGTAGTGGAAGTGCCCGACGACGTAGTAGGTGTCGTGGAGGATCTGGTCGACGGGGACCGAGGCGAGGAAGACGCCGGTCACGCCGCCGATGATGAAGTTCGAGACGAAGCCGATGCAGAACAGCATCGGCGTCGTCAGCCGCAGGCGGCCGTTCCACATCGTCGTGATCCAGTTGAACGTCTTGACCGCGGAGGGTATCGCGATGGCGAGCGAGACGGCCATGAACGAGGCCCGCAGGCGCGGGTCGATACCCGTCGTGAACATGTGGTGGGCCCAGACGCCGAAGCTCAGGACGCCGATGGCCAGCGTGGAGTAGACGACGAACTTGAAGCCGAACAGCTTGCGGCCGGAGAACTTCGGCAGCACGTAGCTGACGATCCCCATCGGCGGGAGCACGAGGATGTACACCTCGGGGTGGCCGAAGAACCAGAACAGGTGCTGCCAGAGGATGGGGCCGCCGCCCTCGCCGACCGCGTAGAACGTCGTCGCGAGGTTGCGGTCGAGCAGCAGCATGACGATGGCCGACCCCAGCAGCGGGAACGCGAAGAGGATGAGCGCCGACTGGGTGAGGATGGTCCACGAGAAGATGTCGAGGTTCGCCCAGTTGACGTCGTCGTCGCGCTCGGTGAAGATGGTCGCGATGAAGTTGATCGCCCCCATCGTCGCCGAGACCCCCGTCAGGTGCAGCCCGAGCAGCATGAGGTCGACGCCGGGGTTGGCCTGTTCGACCGACAGCGGCGTATACATCGTCCAGGCCGTCTGGGCGCCGGTCATCCCGGGCAGGAAGAAGCCGCCCCAGACCAGCAGGGCGCCGGGCGGGAGCAGCCAGAAGGCGATGGCGTTGATCCGCGGGAACGCCATGTCGTCGGCGCCGATCAGGAGGGGCACGAAGTAGTTCGCGAACGCCGCGATGATGGGCGTCCCGAACAGGAACAGCATCGTGATCCCGTGACTCGTCAGGATGGCGTTGTAGAAGCCGTTCTCGAAGACGGCGCCCGTCGGCGCGATGAGCTGGACGCGGATGCCGAACGCCATCAGGCCGCCGACCGCGAACGCGATGACGGCGTAGGTGCCGTAGAGGATACCGATGTCCTTGTGGTCGACCGTGGTCAGCCAGCGGGTGATACCGGCCGGCTTCTCGCGGTGGACGGTGGCTCCGGCGTCGCCGTAGCCGCCGCCACCACCGCTCACCAGCGGGGTGTACGAGCGCCAGTCCTCGACCCGTGAGAGAAAGGCCGCGATGCCGACGAGGAAGACCCCCATCAGCACCGTCAGCACGAGCTGCCCTGATGCCATGCACGGAACTCGGGACTGGTGCCATATGAATGGTTAGGAAACCCTTCCGCCGAACTCGTTCGCGTGCGGCGGTCTCGCATGGAAAACCGTGACGTTCAGCTGGCGGCAGGACGCGGCGTTCACGACGTGAGCGCGCGGACTGGTCGCGGGTGGCCGCAGCGAGAACTGGAGGGTCGCGGGAGAGAGAGGACCGACGAGGTCCGCGGCGTGGACACGGGACCCGGGGGAGTCGCTACTCGCCGTCGGCTTCCATCTCGTTTTCGGCCTTCGAGACGGCCTTGCCGGCGTAGTAGGTCAGGATTACGAGCAGCAGCGCGGTCACGCCGACGATGGCGAACTGCAGCCCGGAGACGAGCGGGTCGACGCCCCACGGCGGGAACAGCGCGAACGCACCGATGAAGAAGACCAGGATGCCCAGCGGGATGAAGTTGACCGTCAGGTCCAGGAGCGTTTCGCGGTCGAAGACCTTCTCTGACATACCGCGGGCTTGGGTCAGGCGGCTAAATATAGTGTCGGTTCGCGCCGGGGAGCGACCGAGGCGACGGCGAATCCGTTCGGCCCGGTCGACGGCCGGACGGGATCACCGGGCGTTCCGATCAGATGCCCTGCCCGGTGCGCCCGACGGCCTGGCTGACGACGCCCGCGGCGACGAGCATGACCCCGGCGACGGCGACGGCGAGCCCGCGGCCGACGACGCCGTTGGGGTCGGCGACCGTCTCGAAGAGAGTCACCGACGACCCGGGCACCTGCGTCGCGACGAGGGCGCCGCCCAGCACGGCGAACCCGGCGCCCAGCAGCGCGAGCGTCCGCCAGGGGCGGCGAGCGTAGCCCGACTCGCCGAGGATGCCCGCGACGCTCCCCCCGAGCAGCAACACCCCGCCGACGGCGATCGGGAACAGGCCGAGGAAGACGCCGACCTCCGTCAGGGCGAAGCCGACCGCCACGAGGAGCGGCCACGGACTGGCCGTCCGATACTGGTCCGACAGTCCCGGTTGCTCTTCCATACCCCGCCGTTGGGACCGGTCCGTCATAGGTACACCGGACTCCCGCGCGCGACGACCCGAATATGGTCGGGCCGGTCCGAATATGGTCGGGTCCGGCCCGTTCGGGGTCGGTCCGACCCGATCCGTCGGCGTCCGATCCGGCCCGGTGCCGTCGCTTCGCGTCGGTCACCACCGGCCACGGGCGGCGGTCGCGCGTCGGACGTGGGCGCAAAGTATTTGGTCCGCATGGGGCTTGTCCAACACAATGACCACGCGCGCTGTGGAGCAGTTCGACGAGTGGGAGTCGTCGCCGTTCCGCGACGGCCATCGCGGCCTGCACGAGTTGGCCGACTCCGAGTTCTCCGGGGTCGTGGAGGCCGGCGGCGCCAGGCTCTGTATGCTCAACGGGACGGTCGTCGGCATCCTCGACGGTGACATCGACGACTTCGAGGGGGCGTCGGGGACCGCCTACGAGGCGCCCTCGCCCGCGCTTCCGTTGCTCGCGCTCATGCAGGAACGCAACGACGAGGTCCGCGCGAAGTACTACTCCGAGGACACGCCGCTCTCGGAGGTCGACGACACGCTCTCGGAGGGGGGGTTCACCGGGTTCATCGAGCTGTCGGAGAACGTCCTCAGCGGCGACTACTACGTCGTCTACCACCGCGGCCGCTCGATGGCCGTCGCCTGGGTGGGCAACAGCGGCCAGCTGCTCACCGACGACGAGGCCTTCGAACGGGCCGACGACGAGGTCGGCATCTTCCAGGTCCGCCCCGCCGAGATCGAGCCCGTCGAGATCCCCGAGGTCGACGACGGCAACGACGCCGCGGCCGGGGCCGACGACGGCGACGGGGGGACGGCCGCCTCGGGGGGCGCCGCTGCGGGGAGCGCCGCCGCGTCCGACGACACCGAGTCCGACCCGGCCGCCGGGAGCGAGGACGCGGTCGCCGAGGAGCCGGCGGCGGAGAGCGAGCCGGACGACGGGGGCGGGGCCGCGGAGCCCGACTCCACCGAGACCGACCCGGCCGACCCTGACCCGGCCGCCGACTCCGGCTCGACCGCGGAACCCGGGACGGCCGCGGACCCGGAACCGGACGAGGGGTCGGCCGTCCGGGACGAGACGACGGCGGAGGCCGGCGGGAGCGGCGGCGGAGCGGGGGGCGACACGCCGTCCGCCGGTTCGTCGGAGCCGGCCGACCAGTCGAGGGACCGGCGGGAGGCGACCGGCCGACGCGACCGCGGCGACGGTTCGGCGGCGGACCGGCGAGCGGAGTCGACCGGCACCGGCCGGACGGGGGGAGCCGACACGTCGACGGCAGACGCCGGCGGGGCCGACGCGTCGACCGACGACGACCGCGCGGGCGACTCCGGCGGGCGCGCGGCCGGTCGGGACGAGACCGGTGACGCGTCCGATCGTGACGCCGGCCGGCGGGACCGGACCGGTCGCTCCGGGGGTCGCGGCGACCGCGCCGACCGGAGCGGCGCGGCGGACGACCGGGCCCCGGAGCGCGACTCCGCCTCCCGGGACGCCGGCGCGCGGACGGACAGGGACCGCGATTCCGGGGGAACCGGAGGTCGCGATCCGGACTCGCCCGCCGACCGCGGGTCCCGCGCGAGTTCCGGCCGCGCGGGGTCGCCGGATCGTCGGCAGGGCGAGTCGACGGAGCCGCGGACGACGGACGCGCGGTCGAGCGATCCGGACCGCGACGCGGTCCGCGACCGGTCCGCCGGCGCGGCCGACTCGCCGGGGCGGACCGCCGACCGGGGCGCTCCGGCCGACGAGCCCCAGGGGGCCGGCCGGGCCACCGACGCCGGGAACGCGGCGGGCGCCGCCACCAGCCCGGACCAGCTGGAGACCCACTCGATCCCGTCGCTGGACCCCTCGCGGACGACCAGCCGGGAGTCCGACGACGGGGCCGCCGCGGCGGCGCCGACGCCCGACGACGCGGCCGCGACGGGCTCGCCGGAACCAGCCGCCACGTCGGCGGTCGAGGACCGCGCCGACGGGTCCGCCTCCCGGGCGGGCGAGGCGAGCGACCGGGGCGGCCGGACCGAGCCCCGCGACCAGGGGACCGCGAACGCGTCGGAGACGCGCCCCGAACCCCCGTCGAACGAGCCGCCGACCGGGAACGGCCCGCCGGCGGAGTCGCGGGCGAGCGAGCCCGAGCCCCGGAGTCAGGGGGCCGACGAGCGGGTCGCGGAGCTCGAAGACGAGCTGGCCGACCGCGAGCGCGAGATCGAACAGCTGGAGGCGGATCTCGCGGCCGCCGAGGACGAGCGCGACGACCTCCGGTCGCAGCTGGAGGACGTCCGCGCCGAGCGCGACGACCTGCAGTCACGCATCGAGCGCGTCGAGTCCGAGCGCGACGACCTGGAGCGCGAACGCGACGAACTGGAGTCGGAGGTCGCGGGTCTGGAGTCGGAGGTCGAGCGGCTGGAGGGCCAGCTCGCCGATATCGAGGAGGAGTTCGGCGCGGCGGTCGACGCCGAACAGCGGCTGAGCCCGGGCGAGGCGCTCGACCAGACGAACCTCTTCGTCCGCTACGAGTCGAAGGGCAAGCCGACGCTGGAGACGGCTCACGCCGGCGAGGCGGGCCGCCAGGAGGTCTCCGAGAACCTCGGGCTGGAGTACCACACCCAGTTCGACAGCGACTCGGTCTCCGTCGGCGGCCGCCCGTTCGACGAGTTCCTCCGCGACACGATGCAGTTCCGCTTCGTCACCTGGGTCATCAACGACCTGCTCTACGAGATCCGCGACACCGGCAAGGTGTCGGCGCTGCAGGACCTGTACGACGCGATCCCGAAGATCGACCGCGCCGAACTCAACGGCTCGGTCACCACCGAGTACACCGAGGACGGCCAGGAGCGCCGGAGCCAGGAGTCGTTCGACGTGGTCATGCGCGACCGGATGGGCAACGCCCTGCTGACCGCGAACATGAACGACTCCCGGCAGGCCGCCTCCGAGAGCATGATGTCCTCGCTGGTGACGGCCTCCTCGCACGTCGGCGAGTCCACCGAGTCGCTGGGCGCGTCGTTCCTCGTCACGTCGAGCTTCTTCGAGCCGGAGGCGCTGGAGACGGCCGCCGAGGCGACCAGCGGCGGGCTGCTCAGCCGCGACAAGCGCGAGAGCTTCGTGAAGCTGACCCGCAAACAGGGGTACCACCTCTGTCTCGTCGAGGCGCGAGAGGAGAAGTTCCACCTGGCGGTCCCGGAACTCTGAGACGGTCCCGAAAGCGCGGTGCTCGACTGCGGATCCGAAAACTCAGTTCTCGACTTCGGCCGCTTCCTCGATCTTCATGCCCTCGAGCTTCTCGATGATGTGGTCGATCTTGTCGTCCAGGTCCTCGACGAACTCCCCCGTCTGTTCGGTCGTGATGGCCCCCTGGCTCGACGGCTCGATGAGGTTCTCCTCCTCGAGGACGCGCAGCGAGTAGCGAACCTTGTGGTGGGGGTAGCCCGTCTCGTTGGACATCTTCACGATCCCGATCGGCTCGTTCTGGATCACCATCCGCAGAACCTGCAGATGACGCTCCAGCATATCTACTTCCTTCTCAAGCCTGTCTATCATGGCAATTGTTAACTTGTGTTTGAGGGTTTTAAAGGTTGCTGTCGCCCCGGGAATCGACGGAGGGCGAGCGGCCCCGACCGCCGCGTTCTTGCCGAGGGGGCCGCGCGGCCGGCTAACACTTTCGGACTTCCCCGTGGTACCAGTTAACGATTCCGGTCGGGCGGGCGGCCGGGCGGGAAGCGACTCGGCGGTTGACCGGGGCGGACCGCCGGGGGACGGCACGCGGTTCGTCGCCGGACAGCGGGCGAAGCGCCGCCCCGACCGGGCACCCGGCCGGGGCGCGCGCCGGACCGTAATCTGTTTACACCGGCCAGCGGAATCTCGGGTATATGACCGTCACCATCGTCGGTTCGCAGCTCGGCGACGAGGGGAAGGGTGGCATCGTCGACGTCTACGGCGAGGCGGCCGACGTCGTCGTTCGCTACCAGGGCGGCGACAACGCCGGCCACACCGTCGTCCACGAGGGCGAGGAGTACAAGCTCTCGCTCGTGCCGAGCGGCGCGATCCGCGGCAAGGTCAACGTGCTCGGCAACGGCTGCGTCGTCAACCCCCGCACGCTGTTCGACGAACTCGACGCCCTCCGCGAGCGCGGCCTCGACCCCGACGTGCGCGTCGCCCGCCGCGCCCACGTCATCCTCCCGTACCACCGCCTCCTCGACGGCATCGAGGAGGAAGTCAAGAGCGAGGACGACGACGAGATCGGCACCACCGGCCGCGGTATCGGCCCCACCTACGAGGACAAGGCCGGCCGCCGCGGCGTCCGCGTCGGCGACCTGCTCGACCCCGAGGTCCTCCGTGACCGCCTGGAGTACGCCGTCCCGCAGAAGCGGGCCCTCGTCGAGGACGTGTTCGGTCTCGACGTCGACGACCTGGACGACCCCGAGGCGCTGGATATCGAAGCCCTCTACGACGAGTTCGCCGGCTACGGCGAGCGGCTCGCAGAGGAGGACATGACCGTCAACGCCGGCGACTTCCTTGCCGACCGGCTGGCCGCCGGCGACAACGTGATGTTCGAGGGCGCGCAGGGCACGATCCTCGACATCGACCACGGCAACTACCCGTTCGTCACCTCCTCGACCCCGACGGCGGGCGGCGCCGCGGTCGGCTCCGGCGTCGCCCCGAGCGCCGTCGGCGGCGGCGAGGTCGTCGGCATCGTCAAGGCCTACCTCTCGCGGGTCGGCAGCGGCCCGATGCCGACGGAACTCGGCGGCGTCCCCGGCGACACCCCGGGCTACGACGGCGACCCCGAGAACCCCGAAACGGAACGCGAGGAACTCGCGACCTACATCCGCGAGGAGGGCGGCGAGTACGGCACCGTCACCGGCCGCCCGCGGCGGGTCGGCTGGCTCGACGTGCCGATGCTGCGCCACGCCGCCCGCGTCAACGGGTTCACCGGCCTGGCCGTCAACCACATCGACACCCTCGCCGGGCTCGACGAGGTGAAGGTCGGCCACGCCTACCGGCTCGACGGCGAGGA from Halosimplex halophilum includes:
- a CDS encoding DUF7527 domain-containing protein, which gives rise to MTTRAVEQFDEWESSPFRDGHRGLHELADSEFSGVVEAGGARLCMLNGTVVGILDGDIDDFEGASGTAYEAPSPALPLLALMQERNDEVRAKYYSEDTPLSEVDDTLSEGGFTGFIELSENVLSGDYYVVYHRGRSMAVAWVGNSGQLLTDDEAFERADDEVGIFQVRPAEIEPVEIPEVDDGNDAAAGADDGDGGTAASGGAAAGSAAASDDTESDPAAGSEDAVAEEPAAESEPDDGGGAAEPDSTETDPADPDPAADSGSTAEPGTAADPEPDEGSAVRDETTAEAGGSGGGAGGDTPSAGSSEPADQSRDRREATGRRDRGDGSAADRRAESTGTGRTGGADTSTADAGGADASTDDDRAGDSGGRAAGRDETGDASDRDAGRRDRTGRSGGRGDRADRSGAADDRAPERDSASRDAGARTDRDRDSGGTGGRDPDSPADRGSRASSGRAGSPDRRQGESTEPRTTDARSSDPDRDAVRDRSAGAADSPGRTADRGAPADEPQGAGRATDAGNAAGAATSPDQLETHSIPSLDPSRTTSRESDDGAAAAAPTPDDAAATGSPEPAATSAVEDRADGSASRAGEASDRGGRTEPRDQGTANASETRPEPPSNEPPTGNGPPAESRASEPEPRSQGADERVAELEDELADREREIEQLEADLAAAEDERDDLRSQLEDVRAERDDLQSRIERVESERDDLERERDELESEVAGLESEVERLEGQLADIEEEFGAAVDAEQRLSPGEALDQTNLFVRYESKGKPTLETAHAGEAGRQEVSENLGLEYHTQFDSDSVSVGGRPFDEFLRDTMQFRFVTWVINDLLYEIRDTGKVSALQDLYDAIPKIDRAELNGSVTTEYTEDGQERRSQESFDVVMRDRMGNALLTANMNDSRQAASESMMSSLVTASSHVGESTESLGASFLVTSSFFEPEALETAAEATSGGLLSRDKRESFVKLTRKQGYHLCLVEAREEKFHLAVPEL
- a CDS encoding adenylosuccinate synthase, which encodes MTVTIVGSQLGDEGKGGIVDVYGEAADVVVRYQGGDNAGHTVVHEGEEYKLSLVPSGAIRGKVNVLGNGCVVNPRTLFDELDALRERGLDPDVRVARRAHVILPYHRLLDGIEEEVKSEDDDEIGTTGRGIGPTYEDKAGRRGVRVGDLLDPEVLRDRLEYAVPQKRALVEDVFGLDVDDLDDPEALDIEALYDEFAGYGERLAEEDMTVNAGDFLADRLAAGDNVMFEGAQGTILDIDHGNYPFVTSSTPTAGGAAVGSGVAPSAVGGGEVVGIVKAYLSRVGSGPMPTELGGVPGDTPGYDGDPENPETEREELATYIREEGGEYGTVTGRPRRVGWLDVPMLRHAARVNGFTGLAVNHIDTLAGLDEVKVGHAYRLDGEELHTMPATTERWADCEAEFRTFDGWEDCDWAEVAEEGYDALPGNAKTYLAYLEDELDADVYAVGVGPGRSETVVREYPF